A window from Setaria italica strain Yugu1 chromosome VIII, Setaria_italica_v2.0, whole genome shotgun sequence encodes these proteins:
- the LOC101776713 gene encoding uncharacterized protein LOC101776713 isoform X2 translates to MATSHRATSPAPPRPQSPGVGGVPLSSAIGDLLRFVLSSNAAATPADEPASFPLSPSYCARLLDDGGDLCGKLAAGIVQCLEEGRLPGPPVAVGIPVAEEGPEEREWEAVLLEKGAELKLMYNAVDFELHVQEPYFTQLRAEAKTVEGRLATGDYNRITQGSLLLFNKCLMLNVEAVRKYSSFSEMLQAETISNVLPGISSVEEGVKVYRKFYTEERENSYGVLAISVSKPSAQPYIIMTDILAGLRYDGLGRLLGMAKTAGTVPDGLPPPRSALISSCMRLHQPNE, encoded by the exons ATGGCGACCTCCCACcgcgccacctcgccggcgccgccgcgcccgcagtccccaggggtcggcggcgTGCCCCTCTCGTCGGCCATCGGCGACCTCCTCCGCTTCGTCCTCtcctccaacgccgccgccaccccggccgACGAGCCGGCCAGCTTCCCCCTCTCGCCCTCCTACTGCGCCCgcctcctcgacgacggcggTGACCTGTGCGGGAAGCTTGCGGCCGGTATTGTGCAGTGCCTAGAGGAGGGGCGGCTCCCGGGGCCGCCCGTGGCGGTCGGGATCCCGGTTGCCGAGGAGGGGCCTGAGGAGAGAGAGTGGGAGGCGGTGCTGCTGGAGAAAGGTGCCGAGCTGAAGCTG ATGTACAATGCCGTTGATTTTGAGCTGCATGTTCAGGAACCATACTTCACTCAACTCAGAG CTGAAGCCAAGACAGTTGAAGGGAGGTTAGCGACCGGTGACTACAACAG GATTACACAAGGTTCTTTGCTGCTATTCAATAAATGCCTCATGCTTAACGTTGAG GCTGTTAGGAAATACAGTTCATTCTCTGAGATGCTGCAAGCAGAGACAATCTCAAATGTCCTTCCTGGTATTTCATCAGTAGAAGAAG GTGTCAAAGTATATAGGAAATTCTATACAGAGGAAAGGGAAAACTCTTATGGAGTCTTAGCAATATCTGTTTCGAAGCCATCAGCTCAGCCCTACATAATTATGACTGATATTCTTGCC GGATTGCGTTATGATGGATTGGGTCGACTCCTTGGTATGGCCAAAACAGCTGGAACAGTTCCAGATGGATTACCTCCCCCAAGATCTGCACTGATATCATCTTGTATGAGACTACATCAACCAAAT GAGTAG
- the LOC101776713 gene encoding uncharacterized protein LOC101776713 isoform X1 yields MATSHRATSPAPPRPQSPGVGGVPLSSAIGDLLRFVLSSNAAATPADEPASFPLSPSYCARLLDDGGDLCGKLAAGIVQCLEEGRLPGPPVAVGIPVAEEGPEEREWEAVLLEKGAELKLMYNAVDFELHVQEPYFTQLRAEAKTVEGRLATGDYNRITQGSLLLFNKCLMLNVEAVRKYSSFSEMLQAETISNVLPGISSVEEGVKVYRKFYTEERENSYGVLAISVSKPSAQPYIIMTDILAGLRYDGLGRLLGMAKTAGTVPDGLPPPRSALISSCMRLHQPNVKGCSLTDAARALAKHVYRSRKGWWGDFNGSDSNKNKLTSEAIGSLLRDCCWMNVHLTQPYGPVFEIRVHEGYGARWSQDGSKFIGFLEPYTPEGFSKGWKH; encoded by the exons ATGGCGACCTCCCACcgcgccacctcgccggcgccgccgcgcccgcagtccccaggggtcggcggcgTGCCCCTCTCGTCGGCCATCGGCGACCTCCTCCGCTTCGTCCTCtcctccaacgccgccgccaccccggccgACGAGCCGGCCAGCTTCCCCCTCTCGCCCTCCTACTGCGCCCgcctcctcgacgacggcggTGACCTGTGCGGGAAGCTTGCGGCCGGTATTGTGCAGTGCCTAGAGGAGGGGCGGCTCCCGGGGCCGCCCGTGGCGGTCGGGATCCCGGTTGCCGAGGAGGGGCCTGAGGAGAGAGAGTGGGAGGCGGTGCTGCTGGAGAAAGGTGCCGAGCTGAAGCTG ATGTACAATGCCGTTGATTTTGAGCTGCATGTTCAGGAACCATACTTCACTCAACTCAGAG CTGAAGCCAAGACAGTTGAAGGGAGGTTAGCGACCGGTGACTACAACAG GATTACACAAGGTTCTTTGCTGCTATTCAATAAATGCCTCATGCTTAACGTTGAG GCTGTTAGGAAATACAGTTCATTCTCTGAGATGCTGCAAGCAGAGACAATCTCAAATGTCCTTCCTGGTATTTCATCAGTAGAAGAAG GTGTCAAAGTATATAGGAAATTCTATACAGAGGAAAGGGAAAACTCTTATGGAGTCTTAGCAATATCTGTTTCGAAGCCATCAGCTCAGCCCTACATAATTATGACTGATATTCTTGCC GGATTGCGTTATGATGGATTGGGTCGACTCCTTGGTATGGCCAAAACAGCTGGAACAGTTCCAGATGGATTACCTCCCCCAAGATCTGCACTGATATCATCTTGTATGAGACTACATCAACCAAAT GTGAAAGGTTGTTCTTTAACTGATGCTGCAAGGGCATTGGCCAAACATGTTTACAGGAGTAGGAAAGGATGGTGGGGCGACTTTAATGGAAGTG ATTCGAACAAGAACAAACTCACATCTGAAGCCATTGGCTCTTTGTTACGTGATTGTTGTTGGATGAATGTTCATCTGACTCAACCATACGGTCCTGTTTTCGAAATCCGTGTGCATGAAGGTTATGGCGCCAGATGGTCTCAAGATGGTTCAAAG TTCATCGGATTCTTGGAGCCCTACACCCCGGAAGGCTTTTCTAAAGGATGGAAACACTAA
- the LOC101776312 gene encoding dehydrogenase/reductase SDR family member 7, which yields MLLLFLLALLAGAAAFLLFKFATVVDGDLTLVSRGPPRRERVDGKVVWITGASRGIGEVLSMQFANLGAKLILSARNKDELERVKQNILSKNPDSRIEVLPMDLSAGEESLKQVVHAAESLFSNAGIDYMIHNAAFERPKRGALEESEGGLKATFNVNVIGTINLTRLLAPYMLDRGMGHFVVMSSAAGKVPAPGQAVYSASKHALNGYFTSLRSELCTKGIKVTVVCPGPIETPQSSAAASSVQRHSSEKRVSVERCAELTIVAATHGLKEAWISYQPVLTVMYLVQYMPTIGYWLMDKIGAKRLDAAAKKGNTYSWNLIFGGKKSA from the exons atgctcctcctcttcctcctcgccctcctcgccggcgccgctgccttcctcctcttcaagtTCGCCACCGTTGTCGATG GGGACTTGACGCTCGTGTCGCGCGGCCCGCCGCGGCGGGAGAGGGTGGACGGCAAG GTCGTGTGGATCACTGGAGCGAGTCGCGGGATTG GAGAGGTTCTTTCAATGCAATTTGCAAATTTAGGAGCAAAGCTGATACTATCTGCTCGCAACAAGGATGAGCTTGAGAGAGTGAAACAGAACATCCTCA GCAAGAATCCAGATAGCAGGATTGAAGTGTTACCCATGGATTTATCAGCTGGTGAAGAATCTCTGAAACAAGTTGTACATGCAGCAGAATCACTATTTTCTAATGCAGGCATTGACTATATGATCCATAATGCAGCCTTCGAGCGTCCT AAACGGGGGGCACTGGAAGAAAGTGAGGGAGGTCTCAAG GCTACTTTTAATGTCAATGTCATTGGAACTATTAATCTAACTCGCCTTCTTGCACCTTACATGCTGGATAGAGGGATGGGTCATTTTGTTGTG ATGAGCAGTGCGGCTGGGAAGGTTCCTGCTCCTGGTCAGGCTGTTTATTCTGCATCCAAACATGCTCTCAATGGATACTTCACTTCTCTGCGTTCTGAG TTGTGTACAAAAGGCATTAAAGTGACTGTAGTCTGCCCCGGACCAATTGAAACACCACAATCTTCTGCTGCAGCCTCTTCAGTACAAAGGCATTCTTCTGAG AAACGTGTTTCGGTGGAAAGATGTGCTGAACTGACCATTGTTGCAGCAACTCATGGCCTGAAAGAAGCATGGATATCATATCAG CCTGTGCTGACTGTTATGTACTTGGTGCAATACATGCCAACAATTGGTTACTGGCTTATGGATAAG ATTGGTGCAAAACGGCTGGACGCGGCCGCAAAGAAAGGCAACACCTATAGTTGGAATCTCATTTTCGGTGGCAAGAAGTCAGCATAA
- the LOC105914932 gene encoding uncharacterized protein LOC105914932, translated as MCLFLDILGCGKFKKKGLENEDELAKCFADITTIGIDHWSPHVVNVEATENVDVTQDEATNFEPEGDDFIPETQDEDIGISPSPASGKRLARPVDRSGKKAKSGNAFLIQEAVTSMASSANEYVSKRHGKYSIEEVMEVVIACGAGYDSNEHYMASELFVKKEQREMFMTLPTNEIRFNWLRRKYNDKYEK; from the coding sequence ATGTGCTTATTTCTGGACATTCTGGGTTGTGGCAAGTTCAAAAAGAAGGGCcttgagaatgaagatgaattagCCAAGTGTTTTGCTGACATTACTACTATTGGTATTGATCATTGGTCTCCTCATGTTGTGAATGTTGAAGCAACCGAAAATGTTGATGTGACACAAGATGAGGCAACCAATTTTGAGCCAGAAGGTGATGATTTCATTCCTGAAACACAAGATGAGGATATTGGTATTTCTCCTTCACCTGCCAGTGGCAAGAGACTGGCAAGGCCTGTTGACAGGAGTGGTAAAAAAGCGAAGTCTGGAAATGCATTCCTAATTCAAGAAGCAGTAACAAGTATGGCAAGTTCAGCTAATGAATATGTTTCGAAGAGACATGGAAAATATTCTATTGAGGAAGTGATGGAGGTTGTGATTGCTTGTGGGGCCGGCTATGATAGCAATGAACATTACATGGCGTCTgaactgtttgtgaagaaggagcaaagggagatgttcatgaccttgcctactaatgagattaggttcaattggcttaggaggaagtacaatgataaatatgaaaaatag